One Centroberyx gerrardi isolate f3 chromosome 6, fCenGer3.hap1.cur.20231027, whole genome shotgun sequence genomic region harbors:
- the fam124b gene encoding protein FAM124A — translation MLRRPVVLKRTDDENVDSGAETAESDCSRMSSSGIELMARRVQQQQQLLLMNMHLLANPGDSLLLQHTLDRLLRWLCPSLRIFHVSERASPLRDYTRSRLCAVAGYPSLAITFFLHEAYGEERILRVLDFFQRPPWQYHHTESCGSRTAGVHITSSSSPGNALLRPYLLPSRDFYSLGAGMPVWGVRPVHCGGEILRVTLYSAYDNYEDAVRLYETVLQRQAEEQKTGFCWFTLHSEPGLCLQLALKQLSPGVRVEPCNSAVLQFQVEEIGQLVPLLPNPCTPISTSRWQTEDLDGNKVLFQVKTPAEPQRPLTCAFPLTCPTVSPRGLQLRSSGHSPSQSHSLQPCSLTTPLPWTAHRQGLRPRTDPGLEKLYGGGGGGESLGSGSCCSTPPGSSCYSSQRSSPAPPSTSNHHDSPLRPSISRSLSHLLLEEEEEEEPETNVDTGVPVSPRSDTAVNVITRSSSIDLLVTSRSERPAAVGASALESLAKELTECLPGIHTLPRYTDACSARQGCSSRTVAAGQSPSKRHVAETGRTTVEPCAKPPSARAHSEEPVDEFFI, via the exons ATGCTTCGAAGACCGGTTGTGTTAAAGAGAACCGATGATGAGAACGTGGACTCCGGAGCTGAAACTGCCGA ATCTGATTGCAGTAGGATGTCATCGTCTGGCA TTGAGCTGATGGCCAGGcgggtccagcagcagcagcagctcctgctgATGAACATGCATCTGCTGGCCAACCCTGGAGactccctcctcctgcagcacaCGCTGGATCGCCTGCTGCGCTGGCTCTGCCCGAGCCTCCGCATCTTCCACGTGTCAGAGAGGGCCTCCCCACTCCGGGACTACACCCGCTCCCGCCTCTGTGCTGTGGCAG GCTACCCTTCTCTGGCCATCACCTTCTTCCTCCACGAGGCCTATGGGGAAGAGCGAATCCTCCGAGTCCTGGACTTCTTCCAGCGGCCGCCCTGGCAGTACCACCATACAGAGAGCTGCGGCAGCCGGACCGCAGGAGTCCACATAACCTCCAGTAGCTCCCCAGGCAACGCCCTGCTGCGGCCCTACCTCCTGCCCAGCCGCGACTTCTATAGCCTGGGCGCGGGGATGCCCGTGTGGGGGGTGCGGCCGGTGCACTGCGGAGGGGAGATACTGCGGGTGACGCTGTACAGTGCATATGACAATTATGAGGATGCGGTGCGGCTCTATGAGACGGTGCTGCAGCGACAGGCGGAGGAGCAGAAGACGGGTTTCTGTTGGTTCACCCTCCACTCAG AGCCGGGCCTGTGCCTGCAGTTGGCCCTGAAGCAGTTGTCACCAGGGGTTCGGGTGGAGCCATGCAACTCTGCCGTGTTACAGTTTCAGGTGGAGGAAATCGGCCAGCTGGTTCCGCTGCTGCCCAACCCCTGTACACCCATCAGCACTTCGCGCTGGCAGACAGAAGACCTGGATGGAAACAAGGTTCTCTTCCAG GTGAAAACCCCGGCTGAACCTCAGCGACCCCTGACCTGTGCTTTCCCCCTGACCTGCCCCACTGTCTCCCCTCGAGGGCTGCAGCTGAGGAGCTCAGGACACTCTCCCAGCCAGAGCCACAGCCTGCAGCCCTGCAGCCTCACCACTCCCCTGCCCTGGACAGCACACAGGCAAG GCCTCAGACCCCGCACTGACCCTGGCCTGGAGAAGCTGtatggaggaggtggaggaggagagagtctGGGATcaggcagctgctgcagcacccCTCCAGGCAGCTCCTGCTACTCGTCCCAGCGCAGCAGCCCCGCCCCGCCCTCCACCTCCAATCACCACGACTCTCCTCTGCGCCCCTCCATCTCCCGGTCCCTTTCCCAtctcctcctggaggaggaggaggaggaggagcctgagACCAACGTAGACACGGGAGTCCCCGTCTCGCCTCGCTCCGACACGGCGGTCAACGTGATAACTCGCTCCTCCTCCATTGACCTTTTGGTGACCTCCCGCTCAGAGCGCCCCGCAGCCGTCGGGGCGTCGGCTCTGGAGAGTCTAGCCAAGGAGCTGACTGAATGTCTGCCCGGGATACACACGCTCCCCCGTTATACAGACGCCTGTTCGGCCAGGcagggctgcagcagcaggacggTAGCAGCTGGACAGAGCCCCTCCAAACGGCACGTGGCGGAGACGGGTCGGACTACAGTCGAACCCTGTGCCAAGCCTCCGTCAGCACGCGCACACAGTGAGGAGCCAGTGGATGAGTTCTTCATCTGA